The proteins below are encoded in one region of Phycicoccus sp. M110.8:
- a CDS encoding STAS domain-containing protein, with product MSVSSEGALPVAVRAVGGGQEVAITGRIDVHSVPDVRLLLHEIIDTGNGDVHMRLAGAEIGDATGLGVLVEAYNRARRAGRRLAVVDMTERTGRLLRASRLDRALVLRDAEGAEPVVAVTA from the coding sequence ATGTCGGTCAGCAGCGAGGGGGCCCTGCCGGTCGCGGTCCGCGCGGTGGGCGGGGGCCAGGAGGTCGCCATCACCGGGCGCATCGACGTCCACTCCGTGCCCGACGTCCGGCTGCTGCTGCACGAGATCATCGACACCGGGAACGGCGACGTGCACATGCGCCTCGCTGGCGCGGAGATCGGTGACGCCACCGGTCTGGGGGTCCTCGTCGAGGCCTACAACCGGGCCCGCCGGGCCGGCCGCCGCCTGGCCGTCGTCGACATGACCGAGCGCACCGGCCGCCTGTTGCGTGCGTCACGGCTCGACCGCGCGCTCGTGCTCCGCGACGCCGAGGGCGCCGAGCCTGTGGTGGCCGTCACCGCCTGA
- the murA gene encoding UDP-N-acetylglucosamine 1-carboxyvinyltransferase: MAERFRVVGGASLQGEVPVWGAKNSALKLMAAALLAVGRTRLTNVPAILDVTIMAELLRRLGCTVDYDAPTGVVEIDVPEQVGHRADYDLVRALRASTAVLGPLVARTGAADVAIPGGDAIGSRGLDLHAAGLEALGASVHVTHGFLVAEAPRGLSGAEIHLEFPSVGATENVLTASVLARGTTRLENAAREPEIVDLAEMLNSMGARVTGAGTSVVEIEGVEALRPTEHAVVADRIAAGTWAFAAVATRGTVEVVGGVPEHLTAALELVRASGATVEPTARGFRVDTGGRRATAFDVATLPYPGFPTDLQPFALAANAVADGSAMITENLFEARFRTVQELNRLGAETRIDGHHVMVHGVERLSGAPVEASDIRAGAALVIAGLVADGVTTVSGAQHIDRGYAGFAEAMQGLGADVTREPDDAPYL; encoded by the coding sequence GTGGCCGAGAGATTCCGTGTCGTGGGTGGTGCCAGCCTGCAGGGCGAGGTGCCCGTGTGGGGCGCCAAGAACAGTGCCCTCAAGCTGATGGCGGCGGCCCTGCTGGCCGTGGGCCGGACCCGCCTGACCAACGTCCCGGCCATCCTCGACGTGACCATCATGGCCGAGCTGCTGCGCCGGCTCGGCTGCACCGTCGACTACGACGCCCCGACCGGGGTCGTCGAGATCGACGTCCCGGAGCAGGTCGGCCACCGCGCCGACTACGACCTCGTCCGCGCCCTGCGCGCGTCGACCGCGGTCCTCGGGCCGCTGGTCGCCCGCACGGGCGCGGCCGATGTCGCGATCCCCGGCGGCGACGCCATCGGCTCCCGGGGGCTGGACCTGCACGCCGCCGGCCTCGAGGCGCTCGGCGCGAGCGTGCACGTCACCCACGGCTTCCTCGTCGCCGAGGCGCCGCGCGGCCTCTCCGGGGCCGAGATCCACCTGGAGTTCCCGAGCGTCGGCGCCACCGAGAACGTCCTCACCGCATCGGTGCTGGCGCGCGGGACGACCCGCCTGGAGAACGCCGCCCGCGAGCCGGAGATCGTCGACCTCGCCGAGATGCTCAACTCGATGGGCGCCAGGGTCACCGGCGCCGGGACGTCCGTCGTCGAGATCGAGGGCGTCGAGGCCCTGCGCCCGACCGAGCACGCCGTGGTCGCAGACCGCATCGCCGCCGGCACGTGGGCCTTCGCCGCGGTGGCGACGCGGGGCACCGTCGAGGTGGTGGGCGGCGTCCCGGAGCACCTCACTGCGGCGCTCGAGCTCGTCCGGGCCAGCGGCGCCACGGTCGAGCCGACGGCGCGCGGGTTCCGGGTCGACACCGGTGGCCGGCGCGCGACCGCCTTCGACGTGGCGACGCTGCCGTACCCGGGGTTCCCGACCGACCTGCAGCCCTTCGCCCTCGCCGCGAACGCGGTGGCCGACGGCTCGGCCATGATCACCGAGAACCTCTTCGAGGCGCGGTTCCGCACCGTGCAGGAGCTCAACCGGCTCGGCGCCGAGACCCGCATCGACGGGCACCACGTCATGGTCCACGGCGTCGAGCGGCTCTCCGGCGCCCCGGTGGAGGCCAGCGACATCCGGGCCGGGGCCGCCCTCGTCATCGCCGGGCTGGTGGCCGACGGGGTCACCACCGTGAGCGGGGCCCAGCACATCGACCGCGGGTACGCCGGCTTCGCCGAGGCGATGCAGGGGCTCGGGGCCGACGTCACGCGCGAGCCGGACGACGCCCCCTACCTCTGA
- a CDS encoding cob(I)yrinic acid a,c-diamide adenosyltransferase codes for MVNLTRIYTRTGDDGHTHLGDMSRTSKTDVRLLAYADTNEANAQIGVALATGELPEDVRATLLRVQNDLFDVGADLCTPLQPEYEFPPLRVQQQWVDELEADCDRYLERVEKLRSFILPGGTPGSAHLHVATTVVRRAERAAWAAIDAYGDQPGDGTKGHGGVNVLTAKYLNRLSDLLFVLARVANLPIGGDVLWQPGGGRAEGPSKR; via the coding sequence ATGGTGAACCTGACGCGCATCTACACCCGCACGGGCGACGACGGCCACACGCACCTCGGGGACATGAGCCGCACGAGCAAGACCGACGTGCGGCTGCTCGCGTACGCGGACACCAACGAGGCGAACGCCCAGATCGGCGTCGCCCTGGCCACCGGCGAGCTGCCCGAGGACGTCCGCGCCACGCTGCTGCGGGTGCAGAACGACCTCTTCGACGTCGGCGCGGACCTGTGCACGCCGCTGCAGCCGGAGTACGAGTTCCCGCCGCTGCGCGTGCAGCAGCAGTGGGTCGACGAGCTCGAGGCCGACTGCGACCGGTACCTCGAGCGCGTGGAGAAGCTGCGCTCGTTCATCCTCCCGGGCGGCACGCCGGGGTCGGCGCACCTGCACGTGGCCACCACGGTCGTGCGCCGTGCCGAGCGAGCGGCCTGGGCGGCCATCGACGCCTACGGCGACCAGCCCGGTGACGGCACGAAGGGCCACGGCGGCGTCAACGTGCTCACGGCGAAGTACCTCAACCGGCTGTCGGACCTGTTGTTCGTGCTGGCCCGCGTCGCCAACCTGCCGATCGGCGGCGACGTGCTCTGGCAGCCCGGTGGCGGACGGGCCGAGGGACCCTCGAAGCGCTGA
- a CDS encoding DUF2550 domain-containing protein has product MSLVVSGEILAGVLIVLVLTALLYIFVRRRLLSSGAPLMLCALRPHGGTQYRLGLLRFSGNALEWFTLVGPSPRPARTWERPLLELGPPRPPASPIAGLPEAVTVECRYRTDTFEVALAPAAYTAMRSWLESSPPGFNVNVA; this is encoded by the coding sequence ATGTCGCTCGTGGTCTCCGGGGAGATCCTTGCCGGCGTGCTCATCGTGCTCGTCCTCACGGCCCTGCTCTACATCTTCGTACGACGGCGGCTGCTCTCCTCGGGCGCGCCGCTCATGCTCTGCGCCCTCCGGCCCCACGGCGGTACCCAGTACCGCCTGGGGCTGTTGCGGTTCTCGGGCAACGCGCTGGAGTGGTTCACCCTGGTGGGCCCCTCGCCGCGGCCCGCGCGCACCTGGGAGCGGCCGCTGCTCGAGCTCGGCCCGCCCCGACCGCCGGCGAGCCCGATCGCCGGGCTGCCCGAGGCCGTGACCGTCGAGTGCCGGTACCGCACCGACACCTTCGAGGTCGCCCTCGCCCCGGCGGCCTACACCGCCATGCGCAGCTGGCTCGAGAGCTCGCCCCCGGGCTTCAACGTCAACGTCGCCTGA
- a CDS encoding F0F1 ATP synthase subunit epsilon gives MSTLQVELVAADRKVWEGEADMVQARTVDGELGILPGHTPLLGVLVEGEVRIKSAGGTSTATIDSGFLSVDRDKVIIVAEAVDASQVG, from the coding sequence GTGAGCACCCTGCAGGTTGAACTCGTCGCCGCGGACCGCAAGGTCTGGGAGGGCGAGGCGGACATGGTCCAGGCCCGCACCGTCGACGGCGAGCTGGGCATCCTGCCCGGCCACACCCCGTTGCTGGGCGTCCTCGTCGAGGGCGAGGTGCGGATCAAGTCCGCCGGCGGCACGAGCACCGCCACCATCGACAGCGGCTTCCTGTCGGTCGACCGGGACAAGGTCATCATCGTCGCCGAGGCGGTCGACGCCTCGCAGGTCGGCTGA
- the atpD gene encoding F0F1 ATP synthase subunit beta produces the protein MTATVSENAADTAVAGGVGRISRIIGPVVDVEFPADAMPDQYNLLTTTVELEGEQKNLNLEVAQHIGDNMVRAISLQPTDGLVRGTQVKDTGGPISVPVGDVTLGKVFNATGDVLNLEEGETFEVNERWGIHRNAPAFDQLESKTQMFETGIKVIDLLTPYVQGGKIGLFGGAGVGKTVLIQEMIARVARDHGGVSVFAGVGERTREGNDLMVEMEEAGVLGQTALVFGQMDEPPGTRLRVALSALTMAEYFRDVQKQDVLLFIDNIFRFTQAGSEVSTLLGRMPSAVGYQPTLADEMGVLQERITSTRGHSITSMQAIYVPADDYTDPAPATTFAHLDATTELSREIASLGIYPAVDPLTSTSRILDRRYIAEDHYNTAVRVKQILQRNKELQDIIAILGIDELSEEDKILVNRARRIQRFLSQNTYVAKQFTGIEGSTVPLADTIEAFTKIADGEYDHVAEQAFFMCGGLDDVERQWADIQKNL, from the coding sequence ATGACTGCCACTGTTTCTGAGAACGCAGCGGACACGGCCGTGGCCGGCGGCGTGGGTCGCATCTCCCGCATCATCGGCCCGGTCGTCGACGTGGAGTTCCCCGCCGACGCCATGCCGGACCAGTACAACCTGCTCACCACGACGGTCGAGCTCGAGGGCGAGCAGAAGAACCTCAACCTCGAGGTCGCCCAGCACATCGGCGACAACATGGTCCGCGCGATCTCGCTGCAGCCGACCGACGGCCTGGTGCGCGGCACGCAGGTCAAGGACACCGGCGGCCCCATCTCCGTCCCGGTGGGCGACGTCACTCTGGGCAAGGTCTTCAACGCCACGGGCGACGTGCTCAACCTCGAGGAGGGTGAGACCTTCGAGGTGAACGAGCGCTGGGGCATCCACCGCAACGCGCCCGCGTTCGACCAGCTCGAGTCCAAGACGCAGATGTTCGAGACCGGCATCAAGGTCATCGACCTGCTCACCCCCTACGTCCAGGGTGGCAAGATCGGCCTCTTCGGTGGCGCCGGTGTCGGCAAGACGGTGCTCATCCAGGAGATGATCGCCCGTGTCGCCCGTGACCACGGTGGTGTGTCGGTGTTCGCCGGTGTCGGCGAGCGCACCCGTGAGGGCAACGACCTCATGGTCGAGATGGAGGAGGCCGGCGTCCTCGGCCAGACCGCCCTGGTCTTCGGCCAGATGGACGAGCCGCCGGGCACCCGCCTGCGCGTGGCCCTGTCCGCGCTGACGATGGCGGAGTACTTCCGCGACGTGCAGAAGCAGGACGTGCTCCTCTTCATCGACAACATCTTCCGCTTCACCCAGGCGGGCTCCGAGGTGTCCACCCTGCTCGGCCGCATGCCGTCCGCGGTGGGCTACCAGCCGACCCTGGCCGACGAGATGGGTGTGCTCCAGGAGCGCATCACCTCGACCCGTGGCCACTCGATCACCTCGATGCAGGCGATCTACGTACCGGCCGACGACTACACCGACCCGGCGCCGGCGACCACGTTCGCCCACCTGGACGCGACCACCGAGCTCTCGCGTGAGATCGCCTCGCTCGGCATCTACCCGGCCGTGGACCCGCTGACCTCCACCAGCCGGATCCTCGACCGCCGCTACATCGCCGAGGACCACTACAACACCGCGGTCCGGGTCAAGCAGATCCTCCAGCGCAACAAGGAGCTGCAGGACATCATCGCGATCCTCGGCATCGACGAGCTCTCCGAGGAGGACAAGATCCTCGTCAACCGGGCCCGTCGCATCCAGCGGTTCCTGTCGCAGAACACCTACGTCGCCAAGCAGTTCACCGGCATCGAGGGCTCGACCGTGCCGCTGGCCGACACGATCGAGGCCTTCACGAAGATCGCGGACGGCGAGTACGACCACGTCGCCGAGCAGGCGTTCTTCATGTGCGGTGGCCTCGACGACGTCGAGCGCCAGTGGGCCGACATCCAGAAGAACCTCTGA